In Pseudomonas sp. p1(2021b), the genomic window ATGCGAAACACCTCGTCGGCGTTGGCGTCGGCCCAGTCGCAGAAGGTGTCGGTCACCAAGGTGACCGGGATGCCGGCCTGGCGCGCCTTCTGGCACAGCTGCAGGGCATGGCGGGAATAGCGGCGCGCCTCGAACACCACCAGCGCGCTGTCCTCGGCGCGGCCGAGCAGCACTTCGCCGAAGTGCCCGGCGCTGCCGTCGACCAATTGCACGCCATCGCGCAGGTATTGCAGCAGGTGGCTCATGCACATGGCCACGCCGCGTTCGGTCTGGAAACCGGCGATGAACACCCGCGGCTTGGTCGCCAGGCGCTGGGCGACCTGTTGCCAGGCCTGGCCACGGCTGTATTCATGCACCCGGACCAACGCCGCGATCTCCAGCTCCAGGCTGCCGGAGCTCTCGCTGTCGTCCTGCCCCTGGCGGTATTCTTGCAGGCGATCACCCACCAGCCAGGGGCCATCGCCCAGGTCGCTCTGCAGGTCCTGCTTGAGTGCCTTGAGGTGGGCATAGCCCAGGGCGCGGCAGAAGCGGCCGACGCTGGACTCGCTGACGCCCAGCTTGGCGGCGATGCTCGCGGAGGTCTGGAACGGCAGTTCATGGAGGTTGGCGAGCATGTAGCTGGCGATCTTGCGGCCCGAGGCTGCGGTGCTGTGCAGGCTGTTCTCGAGGCGTTGCTTGATCGGTTGGCTCATGGTCGGCTCCGGGTTGGGTGAGACGTGGGATAGAAGATGGATGTTTTCTGTCATCAAGTCAACAATTGACAGTTAGCTGTCATTCGCGGGACAGTTTTGCCATTGCTTACGCTGTAGCCATTCCAATTCCAAGAAAGGAGCTCCAGATGTCCTCACCTTCCGCCAGCCCAGTCGTGCGCGTGCCTTTCGCCGAGCTGCAGGCGCTGCTGCAGCGAATCTTCCTGCATCACGGTTGCGCCGAGCCGGTCGCTGCCGTGCTGGCCTTCAACTGTGCCAGCGCGCAACGCGATGGCGCCCACAGCCATGGGGTGTTTCGTATCCCTGGCTACGTCTCGACCCTGGCCAGCGGCTGGGTCGATGGCCAGGCCATACCCCAGGTAAGCGATGTGGCACCGGGTTACGTGCGGGTCGATGCCGGTGGCGGCTTCGCCCAGCCGGCCCTGGCTGCGGCTCGGCCTTTGCTGGTCGAAAAAGCCCGAAGCGCCGGGATCGCGGTACTGGCGATCCACAATTCGCACCATTTCGCGGCGCTCTGGCCGGATGTCGAGCCGTTCGCCGACGAAGGGCTGGTGGCCCTGAGCGTGGTCAACAGCATGACCTGCGTGGTGCCGCACGGCGCGCGCAAGCCGTTGTTCGGCACCAACCCCATCGCCTTCGCTGCGCCTTGTGCCGGGCATGATCCGATCGTCTTCGACATGGCCACCAGCGCCATGGCCCATGGCGACGTGCAGATCGCCGCGCGAGCCGGCGAGCAGTTGCCGCCGGGCATGGGCGTGGACGCCCAGGGCCAGCCCACCTGCGACCCCAAGGCGATTCTGGAAGGCGGCGCTTTGCTGCCATTCGGCGGGCACAAGGGCTCGGCGCTGTCGATGATGGTCGAGCTGTTGGCCGCGGCGCTGACCGGCGGGCACTTCTCCTGGGAGTTCGACTGGTCCGGGCACCCGGGGGCGAAGACGCCGTGGACCGGGCAGTTGATCATCGTCATCGACCCGAGCAAGGCCGAAGGCGAGCGCTTCGCCCAGCGCAGCCGGGAGTTGGTGGAGCACATGCAGGCGGCGGGGCTGAGCCGCATGCCAGGGGAGCGCCGCTACCGCGAGCGGGAGCTGGCGCAGCGTGAAGGGGTGGCGTTGACCGAGCAGGAGTGGCAAGGGCTCAAGTCGTTGGTTGAGTGATTCTGCGCAGGGCTTGAGGCGGGCGGTGGCTGTCGCGCCAAACGCCAACTGCCCCAGCAGGGTCGTGCAAGGCTGCATTGACACCCTTGCACATCAGTGATGTTCCTCCAGCGCCACTGCAGGTATCCTCGCAGGCAGCATTCCCCGAACTGTCCTGATCCAAGGAGCTGTGCGCTGTGTTCAAACATGTCGATGCCTATGCCGGCGACCCGATTCTCTCGCTGATGGAGACCTTCAAGGCCGATCCCCGTGCCGACAAGGTCAACCTGAGTATCGGCCTGTACTACGACGAAGCCGGCGTAGTGCCGCAACTGGCGGCGGTGGGCGAGGTGGAGAAGCGCCTGGCCGACCAGCCCCACGAAGCCTCGCTGTACCTGCCCATGGAAGGCCTGGCCAGCTACCGCCAGGCGATCCAGGCACTGCTGTTCGGCGCCGACCACCCAGCCGTCACTGGCGGTCGCGTGGCCACCGTGCAGACCGTCGGCGGTTCCGGTGCGCTGAAGGTCGGTGCCGACTTCCTCAAGCGCTACTTCCCGCAGTCGCAGGTCTGGGTCAGCAACCCGACCTGGGACAACCACCGCGCCATCTTCGAAGGTGCAGGCTTCCAGGTCCACACCTACCCGTATTTCGACGCAGCCAGCCGTGGCCTGGACTTCGCCGGCATGCTCGGCGCGCTGCAGGCGCTGGAGCCGAACAGCATCGTCCTGCTGCACCCGTGCTGCCACAACCCCACCGGCGTCGACCTGGACCAGGGTCAATGGCAACAGGTGGTCGAGGTGGTCAAGGCGCGTCAGCTGATCCCGTTCCTCGACATCGCCTACCAGGGCTTCGGCGAAGGCCTGGTGGAAGACGCCTACGCCATTCGTGAAATGGCCCGTGCCGGCGTGCCGTGCCTGGTGAGCAATTCGTTCTCGAAGATCTTCTCGCTGTACGGCGAGCGGGTAGGGGGCTTGTCGGTGGTCTGCGACGACGAGGCCACCGCCCAGAGCGTGCTCGGCCAGCTCAAGGCCACCGTGCGTCGCAACTATTCCAGCCCACCCTGCCACGGCGCCCAGCTGGTGGCCGGCGTGCTGGGCGATGCCGGCCTCAACGCCCAATGGGTGGCGGAAGTCGAAGTGATGCGCAAGCGCATCCTCGAGATGCGCCAGGGCCTGGTGGACCTGCTCGGCGAGCTGCTGCCAGGTCAGGACTTCCAGTTCTTCCTGCGTCAGCGCGGCATGTTCAGCTACACAGGCTTCAGCGTCGCCCAGGTGCGCCGCCTGCGTGACGAGTTCGGTGTGTACCTGATCGACAGCGGCCGGGTGTGCATGTCCGGGCTGCGCCCGGCCAACCTGCGTCGCGTGGCCGAGGCCTTCGCAGCCGTGCAGCAAGGCTGAGCCGCGCCAGGGCACCTTCACGGTGCCCGACAGGTTGATCGTCTGGAACAAGGGGGCTGCAGGTCAGGCCCCTTGTTCATTCATGGCAGCAATGCCCCGCCTGGGCGCTCGCCGCATAGCGGTCATGGTGGCGCACCCAGTCCATGGTGCCTTCCTCGTTACGCCCCAGCGGCGCGACATCGAGGAAGTTGTACGCCCCCACCAGGATGTCCAGCCCCCGGGCATAGGTGGAATAGGTGTGGTACACCTCGCCGTCGCTATCCCGATAGAACGCGCTCAGCCCCGGCAGCTCCCGCTCGTTGCCGGTATAGGGCTCGTAGTTGTAGTGCGCGGAGCCGTCGGTGGCCATGCGTACGCCGAAGTCCTCGTTGAAACGGCTGCCATTTGACGAAAACCAGGGGAAGCGCCAGCCCATGCGCCGGCGAAAATCCTGGAACTGGGCATAGGGCGCCTGCGATACCGCCACCAGCGATACATCGTGATGCGCCAGGTGCAGGTTGGCCCCGTCGAAATGATCGGCCAGGAACGAACATCCCGGGCAGCCTTCGCTCCAGCCCTCGGCGAACATGAAGTGATAGACCAGCAGCTGGCTGCGCCCGGCGAACAGCTCGGCCAACGCCAATTCACCTTCCGGCCCCTGGAAACGGTAGGCCTGCTCGACCTTCACCCAAGGCAAGGCTCGCCGGGCCGCGGCGAGTTCGTCACGCTGGTGGGTGAAGGCCTTCTCGTGCAGCCACAACTGGCGCCGTGCGGCGAGCCACTGGCTGCGGCTGACCACCTCGTGGTCGATTGGGGAATTGCTCATGGTGGCTGACTCCAATGGGGGGATTCAGCTATTGGTCGAGCGGCGAGGGGTGTGATCGACAGGTCGGACCTAATAGGCGACGAACGGGCGCCATAAATAAAAACTCAGATGCCTGCTAGCCAATAACGCGGTGTGGAACACTTATCCGCCCTGACGGGCTCGGATGATTGGGCATTGCGTAGGGATGGAAGTTATAGCTTCCCTCTTTATGAACTAGTCGAATGTTTATTGGTTGGCTGAGGGTTTTAATGTTTTCCTGCGCCTCAATGAGTTGGGTGTTTTAAATTGGAAGTGGCATTTTTAATGCGGTTCGGGAGGGCTGTGCATAAGGTTTAGTTGTTCTGGAGGGGGACTACTTGATTATAGGAAATTTCGCTTATTGCGTTTCGGTGGGCGGCGCTTACTATGAGGTGGTGCATTAAGGGACGACCCATTGCGGCGCATAGCCACTAGCATCTGTTTTTGCGGTTTCTGTCTGCTTACGGAACTTCTTTAAAATGTCATCGACAACTAAAGCAAGACAATGGCCACGCTCCAAACGCTGGTTGGGGCTGGCAGTATTAATGTTGCCGGTACTACTGGTGACGGTAGATAACACGATCCTGGGGTTCGCGCTGCCTAAAATTGCCGAAGCATTACATCCCAGCGCCAGCCAGCAATTGTGGATGATCGATGCCTACTCGTTGGTTCTGGCCGGGCTGCTGGTATCCATGGGCAGCCTGGGGGACCGGATAGGTCATCGTAAATTGCTGCTGGTCGGCTCATTGGGTTTTGCCATCATCTCCACCATGACGGCCTATTCCAGTACTGCCATGCAGTTGATCGGTGGGCGGGCCTGCATGGGGATCTTTGGCGCTATGCTGATGCCTTCGACATTGGCACTAATCCGCTCGGTTTTCGAGGACCGGGAAGAGCGGCGCCTGGCTGTTGCCATCTGGGCAACCACCCTTACGGTGGGTTCGGCACTCGGTCCTTTGATCGGAGGTGTGCTGCTGGAGTTTTTCAATTGGGGAGCGATCTTCCTATTGGCAGTGCCCATACTGCTGCCGCTGCTGATCCTCGGGCCATGGTTGCTGCCTGAGTCGGAACCGGATGCGTCGGGGCCTCTCGATCCTTCGAGCATCCTGCAATCCATGATCGCGCTAGGGGCGCTGGTCTACGGCATCAAGCATGTAGCCAGCGAAGGTGTAGACGGTCTGGCCACGGCAGCCTTTGTCATCGGCATGGCAAGCGGCTGGCTGTTCGTGCGGCGTCAGTTGAAGCTGGCGGTTCCCTTGATGGACCTGACGCTGTTTCGCAATAAGACCTTCAGTGGTTCTGTCGTCATCAATTTGATGAGTTTGGCCTTCTTGGTTGGCTTTGTCTTTTTCGCCACGCAGTTCTTGCAAATCGTTCTGCGTATGTCAGCGCTCAATGCCAGCCTGGTATTGGTGCCTGGGCAAGTTCTGGCAATTATCGTAGGGATGCTGGTGGTACCGATTGCCCAGCGGGTTTCGGTGCCTGTATTGGTGCCCATTCTCCTCGCGTTTACCGGCGCCGCGTTTTTACTGGTTGCCAGCCTTGGCAGCAGTCTGACGGTCGTGACTGTCGCCTTTGCCTTATTGAATATTGGCGTGGGAGCAATTGCCACGGTGTCCAATGACGTAATCCTGTCGGCGGCCCCACCCGCCAAGGCAGGCGCCGCATCAGCCATCAGTGAAACCGCCTATGAAGTGGGG contains:
- a CDS encoding Ldh family oxidoreductase, which produces MSSPSASPVVRVPFAELQALLQRIFLHHGCAEPVAAVLAFNCASAQRDGAHSHGVFRIPGYVSTLASGWVDGQAIPQVSDVAPGYVRVDAGGGFAQPALAAARPLLVEKARSAGIAVLAIHNSHHFAALWPDVEPFADEGLVALSVVNSMTCVVPHGARKPLFGTNPIAFAAPCAGHDPIVFDMATSAMAHGDVQIAARAGEQLPPGMGVDAQGQPTCDPKAILEGGALLPFGGHKGSALSMMVELLAAALTGGHFSWEFDWSGHPGAKTPWTGQLIIVIDPSKAEGERFAQRSRELVEHMQAAGLSRMPGERRYRERELAQREGVALTEQEWQGLKSLVE
- a CDS encoding aromatic amino acid transaminase translates to MFKHVDAYAGDPILSLMETFKADPRADKVNLSIGLYYDEAGVVPQLAAVGEVEKRLADQPHEASLYLPMEGLASYRQAIQALLFGADHPAVTGGRVATVQTVGGSGALKVGADFLKRYFPQSQVWVSNPTWDNHRAIFEGAGFQVHTYPYFDAASRGLDFAGMLGALQALEPNSIVLLHPCCHNPTGVDLDQGQWQQVVEVVKARQLIPFLDIAYQGFGEGLVEDAYAIREMARAGVPCLVSNSFSKIFSLYGERVGGLSVVCDDEATAQSVLGQLKATVRRNYSSPPCHGAQLVAGVLGDAGLNAQWVAEVEVMRKRILEMRQGLVDLLGELLPGQDFQFFLRQRGMFSYTGFSVAQVRRLRDEFGVYLIDSGRVCMSGLRPANLRRVAEAFAAVQQG
- a CDS encoding MFS transporter; its protein translation is MSSTTKARQWPRSKRWLGLAVLMLPVLLVTVDNTILGFALPKIAEALHPSASQQLWMIDAYSLVLAGLLVSMGSLGDRIGHRKLLLVGSLGFAIISTMTAYSSTAMQLIGGRACMGIFGAMLMPSTLALIRSVFEDREERRLAVAIWATTLTVGSALGPLIGGVLLEFFNWGAIFLLAVPILLPLLILGPWLLPESEPDASGPLDPSSILQSMIALGALVYGIKHVASEGVDGLATAAFVIGMASGWLFVRRQLKLAVPLMDLTLFRNKTFSGSVVINLMSLAFLVGFVFFATQFLQIVLRMSALNASLVLVPGQVLAIIVGMLVVPIAQRVSVPVLVPILLAFTGAAFLLVASLGSSLTVVTVAFALLNIGVGAIATVSNDVILSAAPPAKAGAASAISETAYEVGVVLGTAVLGGLVTAYYRGTLHLPAFLTPIQERLASETLAGAHTVAAALTGDQASELMSIAANAFERGIGVMSWVTFALAVIAIAIARWTLGVSQADSWSESG
- a CDS encoding MurR/RpiR family transcriptional regulator, with the protein product MSQPIKQRLENSLHSTAASGRKIASYMLANLHELPFQTSASIAAKLGVSESSVGRFCRALGYAHLKALKQDLQSDLGDGPWLVGDRLQEYRQGQDDSESSGSLELEIAALVRVHEYSRGQAWQQVAQRLATKPRVFIAGFQTERGVAMCMSHLLQYLRDGVQLVDGSAGHFGEVLLGRAEDSALVVFEARRYSRHALQLCQKARQAGIPVTLVTDTFCDWADANADEVFRIPTEFNLFWESTSAMLSWVHLMVNEVCRKLGPDVERRLEATAALHNEFVGYTSWPAGKQQ
- a CDS encoding DUF899 domain-containing protein, encoding MSNSPIDHEVVSRSQWLAARRQLWLHEKAFTHQRDELAAARRALPWVKVEQAYRFQGPEGELALAELFAGRSQLLVYHFMFAEGWSEGCPGCSFLADHFDGANLHLAHHDVSLVAVSQAPYAQFQDFRRRMGWRFPWFSSNGSRFNEDFGVRMATDGSAHYNYEPYTGNERELPGLSAFYRDSDGEVYHTYSTYARGLDILVGAYNFLDVAPLGRNEEGTMDWVRHHDRYAASAQAGHCCHE